DNA from Bradyrhizobium diazoefficiens USDA 110:
GTCCGCGTGCGCGACACCGAGACCGGCGAACTCGCAGCTCCCGGCGTCTCCGGCGAGATCGAGATCAGCGCGCCGTCACGCTTCCTCGGCTACTTCAACAATCCCGACGCCACGCGCGACGCGATTACCGCGGACGGCTTCTTCCGCACCGGCGACATCGGCCGGCTGCGCGGCGATGGCTCCTTCGTCTACGAGACCCGCGCGGGCGATGCGATGCGGCTCGGCGGCTTCCTTGTCGCGCCCGGCGAGATCGAGGACGAGCTCAAGTCCTGCGCAGGTGTTGCCGACGCCCAGGTCGTCGCGGTCGACCTGAAGGGAAACGCACGCTGCGTCGCTTTTGTGATTCCAGCAGGGGAGCCGCCTCAACAGGAGATGCTGGTCGCGCACCTGCGCGAACGGCTCGCCGGATACAAGGTGCCGGCACGAATCTATATCGTCGATGCTTTCCCCGTCACCGACAGCGCCAACGGTGTGAAAATCCAGCGCGCCCGGCTTCGTGCCATGGCGATGGAGCGGATTGCCGCCGAATAGGCCGGCCACCTCCTCGACGATCTCGTCATGGACGCTCGCGATGATGAACTGAGCTAGCTCGCGGGCCCGCGAAGCCGCGCCGAAAGCGCGTCGCGATGCTCAGGCGCCGCGATCGCGATCATGCGGCGCGCGCGCTCGGCAAGGCCGCAGCCACGCAGCTCCGCAACGCCCCATTCGGTGACGACGGCATCGACATCGGCGCGCGGTGTCGTCACCGTCTCGACGTCAGCGACGATCCGGCTGGTCCCGTCGGAGGCCGTCGCCGGCAGCGCGATGATCGCCCTTCCGCCGCAAGAGGCGTTGGCGCCGCGCACGAAATCGAGCTGCCCGCCGATGGCGCCGATCGCGACGCCATTCAGCGTCTCGGAATTGACGCTGCCGTCGAGGCCGACCTGAAGCGCCGAATTGATCGCGACCAGCCGGTTGATCCGCGCCAACACGTTCTGGCTGTGCGTATAGGACGTCGGCCGCACCGCCACCGCCTTGTTCTCGTGCGCGAAGCGATAGAGCCGCCGGGTCCCGATCACCTGGTTGGTGACCGTGATGCCGGCATCGATGCCCTTCTCCGCATTCGTCACCGCGCCGCGCTCGATCAGGTCGACGACGGCATCGTTGATCAGGCCGGAATGGATGCCGAGACGGCGCGCATGCGACAGCGAGGACAGGATCGCATCCGGAATTCGGCCGACGCCGAACTGGAGCGTGCTGCCGTCGGCGATCAGGCCTGCCGCATGCGCGGCGATGCGCCGCGAAACGTCATCGAGCGGCGTCGAGGCCAATTCAACCGGCGGCCTGCGGGCTGCCACGCGAACATGGATCGGCACGTCCTCCGGCCATTCGGCGCCGAACGTAAAGGGCGTATCCGGATTGATCTCGGCGATGACGAGGCGTGCGCCGCGCGCGGCATCGATGACGTAGTCGTTGGAGAGGCTGGCGCTGAGCCGCCCTTCGAGCTCCGCAAGCTGCACCAGAACGACATCGGCCTTGTAGCGGCGCGCCGCGAAGTCGGCACAGAAGGCGCTGTAATTGCTCGGGATCACGTCGAGCCGCCCCGCTTTCGCGAGCCGCCGCGAATTGCCGATCACGCCATAGCTCTGGAACGAGACATTTCCCGCGCACGACGCCGAAAACGTCTCCGAGAACACTGGCCCGATCATCATGCGGAAGGGCGGAAGCTGTGCTGCCTGCGCCATCAGCGCTTCCGTCAGCGTGACAGGCTCCGCCGTCGCCTGCCCGCACACGACGAGATCATCCTTCCGGACCAAGCCGGCAAAATCGATCGGCGAGCTGTCCTCGGGCATCGGCAATCCTCCCGACCGATCCGCGGGCAACCTAGTACGACTTCGCCAGCCCCAGCACCTTTTCCGCGATGAAGCTGAGCGCGAGCTGCGGGCTGACCGGCGCGATGCGCGGGATCAGCACTTCACGCAGATAACGCTCGACGTGGAACTCCTTGGCATAGCCGAAGCCGCCATGGGTCATCACGGCCTGCTCGCAGGCATGGTAGCCGGCTTCGCCTGCGAAATATTTCGCGGCATTCGCGCCGGCCCCGCAGGGCAAGCCCTTGTCGTATTGCCAGGCCGCCTGCATCACCATCAGCCAGGCCGCCTCGAGCTCGACCCAGTTCACCGCGAGCGGATGCTGGATGCCCTGGTTCTTGCCGATCGGGCGGTTGAAGACGACGCGGGTCTTGGCGTATTCGGTCGCGCGCGCCAGCGCGAGCTTGCCGAGGCCGACGGCTTCCGCCGCGATCAGGATGCGCTCGGGGTTCATGCCTTCGAGGATGTACTGGAAGCCCTTGCCCTCTTCGCCGATGCGGTCCTCCATCGGGATCTCGAAATCCTCGAAGAACAGCTCGTTGGAATCGACGACCTTGCGGCCCATCTTCTCGATCTCGTGGACCTTGATCTTCTTGCGGTCGAAGTCGGTGTAGAACAGGCTGAGGCCGTGGGTGGGCGAGCGCACCTCTTCCAGCGGCGTGGTGCGCGCCAGCAGCAGGATCTTGTGCGCGACCTGCGCGGTCGAGATCCACACCTTCTGGCCGTTGACGATGTAGCGGTCGTTCTTGGCGACCGCACGGGTCTTGAGCTGGGTGGTGTTGAGGCCGGTATTGGGCTCGGTGACGGCGAAGCACGCCTTCTCGCGGCCCTCGACCATCGGCGGCAGCATGCGCTTGCGCTGCTCCTCGGTGCCGAACACGACGACGGGATTGAGCCCGAACACGTTGATGTGCACGGCCGAGGCGCCGGACATGCCGGCGCCGGATTCGGCGATGGTGCGCATCATGATCGCGGCTTCGGTGATGCCGAGCCCCGAGCCGCCATAGGCCTCCGGCACGCAGATGCCGAGCCAGCCGGCGTCGGCCAGCGCCTTGTGGAAATCGTGCGGGAAGCCGCCGTCGTGGTCCTTCTTCAGCCAGTAGGCATCGGGAAAACCTTCACAGATCTTGGCGATGGCATCGCGAATGGCTTCCTGCTGATCGGTGAGCGCGAAATCCATGTTCTTGATCTCCTGATTGGGAGCAGCAGAGGCTCCGATCCTAGCGCCCCATCTGCGAGGGCAGCCAGAGAATGATGCTCGGAAACGCCACCAGGATCGCGATCGCGATCAGATGGGCGATGAAATGCGGGAAAGTGCCGTGGAACACTTCCGCCACCGGCCGCTTGGCATAGCGGGCGACGATGAAGCAGTTCAGCCCGACCGGCGGCGTGATCATGCCGACCTCGGCGGTGACGATCTTGATGACGCCGAACCAGATCGGATCGAAGCCGAGCGTCTTGATCAGCGGCAGCACGATCGGCACGGTCAGCACCAGGATGGCGATCTGGTCCATGAAGGAGCCGAGCACGATGTAGCCGCACAGGATCAGCGTGATGATCACCCAGCGCGAAGTCGGCAGACTGCCGATCCAGGCGACGAGGTCCTGCGTGACGTGGGTGAGCGTAAAGAAGTAGCCGAAGATCGAGGCGCCGACGAGGATCATGATGATCATGCAGGTGCCGTGGCAGGCCCGCAGCAGCGTCCGGTAGAGCGATGACGGCGTGATCTTGCCCTTGACGATAGCGAGCAGGAAGGCGCCGAACGCGCCGAAGGCGGAAGCCTCCGTCGGCGTGGCGACGCCGAGATAGATCGTGCCCGTCACGATCGAGAACAGCACCACCATCGGCGAGACTTGCCACAACAGCGCGAATTTTTCGCGCCACGGCACCGATTTCGCAGCGGGGGCGCGCGAAGGATCCTGCCAGACCAGGAAGTAGATCGTGGCCATGATGGTGATGGTGACGAGGATCGCGGGGATGATGCCGCTGATCAGGAGCTTGCCGATGTTCACCTCGGCGAGCAGGCCGAAGATGACGAGCGCGACGCTGGTCGGCAGCAGCATCGACAGCGTGCCTGATATCGCGACCACGCCGGCGGCCATCTTGGGCTCATAGCCCTGGCGGATCATCGCGGGAAGGCTGGTCGAGGACAGCGTCGCGGCGGAGGCCGTCGAGGTGCCGCAGATCGCGCCAAAACCTGCGCCGGCCAGTGCCGTCGCCATGCCGAGCCCGCCGGGAATGCGCCCGACCCAGGCCGACGCCGTCTTGAACAGGTCGTCCGCGACACCCGACAGCAGCACGAGGTCCGCCATCAGTAGGAACATCGGGATGGTGATCAGCTCGTAGGACGAGACAGTCGACAGCGGCGCGGTTTGCAGGATGCCGAACAATGTGCCCCATCCGCCGACCATCACGAGGCCGACCGAACCGGAGAAGGCCATTGCGAAGCCGACGGGCGTGCCGAGTGCCAGCAGGCCGAACAGCAGGGCGAGAACGATGAAAGGTGTCATGGATGCCTGCCGTTACTCAAAGCTTCGCGTTTCGCCGACGCCGGTCACCGGCGGCAGCGGATAGAGGTCGCGCCCGCTGACGAGGCTCAGCACATTGCCGACGAGCTGGAGCGCCAGCCGCAGCACCAGCACGCCGCAGCCGAACGGCACCAGCGCCGCCGATATCCAGGTCGGCCAGGCGATCGCACCGGCCAGCACGTCGTGCTGCTCGTAATTCTCCAGCGCACGCTCGAACCCGACCTTGCAGATCAGGACGAACACGAACAGGCCGGCGAGCGCGGTGATGATCTCGGACAGTCGCCGTCCCGCCGGCGAGAAGCGCGACAGGAGGATATCGACGCCGACATGCGCATGCTCGCGCAAGCCGTCCGACAGCGTGAAGAAGAACACGCCGGCCAGAAGATAGAGGCCGATCAGATCATAGGTGAAGGCAAACGGACGGTTCAGCGCGTAGCGCATGAACACGTCGGTCACCACAAGCAGCATGATCACGAACAGGAACACCACCGCGATCACCGTCAGCGCGCGCTCCAGCGCGCCGAGCACATCTCCCGCCCGCTTGATCACCTCCAGCGCCTCCCTTTGCCGTATTTCATGGACGGTTACTTGGCGCCACCGGCGGCGAGCAGATCTTCAAACTCCTTCAGCGCGGCGGACGCCTGCTTGCCGCGGCTGTCGAGCCCGCTCGCCCACTCCTTGCCGACGCCCTTCAGCTTGTCCTTCATCTCGGCACGCGTCGCCTCCGGCAGCGGCTCGAAGCTGACGCCCTGGTCCTGAAGGTGCTTCCTGGTGGTCTCCGTCTCCTTGTCGACCTGGGCACAGGCAGTCGGCTCGATCGCCTCGGACGCCTCGTTCATCGCCTTCTTCACGTCGTCGGGCAGCTTGTCCCAAACCGACTGGTTGATGGAATAAGCGACGATGAAGCTGCCGAAGCTGACGCCTTCGGTGGCGTGCTTGACCAGCTTGTCCAGCCCATAGGCCACGACGCTTTCCATCGGGAACAGCAGGCCGTCCATGGTACCGCGCGACAGCGATTCATACGCATCGGGCGCCGCCATGCGCACCGGCACGGCGCCGAGCGCACGCAATGTCAGATCCTGCGCGCCGCCGGTGGTGCGCAGCTTCAGGCCCTGCATGTCCTTGGTCGTGTCGACCTTGGTTTTTGCGGTCCACACCTGATAGGGCGGCAGCACCACCTCGAACAGCAGCTTGATCTTGTTCGGCGCGTATTCCTGCTTGGCCAAAACGCCTTCGCGCGCGGTCTTCCAATAGGCGAGCGTGCCCTGGCAGCTCGTCTCAAAGGCCCCCGGCAACTGCGCGACTTCCGACAGCGGCATCTTGTCGGAGACGTAGGACGGCCCGATGTAGCCGATGTCGACCACACCGGACTGCGTCAACCGCAACATGTCGGCGGCCTTGCCGATCTGCTGGTTCGGATAATAGGTGAAGGTTACCGCGCCATTGGTGCGCTTGGTGACGTCGTCCATCCAGGGCTTGAGCAGCAGGCGAACCAGATAGTGGCCGGCGGGGAAGCTATCGGCGACCTTCAGCTCCAGCGCCTGCGCCTGAAACGTCGAGACCGGCAGCGCGAGCGCGAACACTGCTGCGGCCCAGACCTTGTTCTTCTTCATTTCGTTCTCCCTGACGCGTCCCATGCCGAAGGCGGCAGCCTTCGGCTGCCATCCGTCCGGCCCTCACTCCACTTCTTGCTTGAGGAAAATGTACATATACGTGAATTTATAAGTCAAGTATATGAACTATGCATGGGCCCATGCACGGAACATCGGGACCGTCGAATTGACACCTGAGTTTTATGAATTCTAACTCCACGAATATGAATGCACCCACGAGGCCCCATGGGACCGCTCGCCGGCTTCACCGTTCTCGACCTGACCTCCGTCCTGATGGGCCCGTACGGCACCCAGGTGCTGGCGGACATGGGCGCCGACGTCATCAAGGTCGAAAGCCCCGAGGGCGACATCGTCCGCCAGATCGGTCCCGGCCGCACGCCCGGCATGGGCGGGATGTTTCACAACGCCAATCGCGGCAAGCGCAGCATCGTCCTCGACCTCAAGAAGACGGAAGGCCGCGACACGCTGCTGCGGCTGGCGAGGCGCGCCAACGCGCTCGTCTATAATGTGCGCCCGCAGGCGATGGCGCGGCTCGGCCTCGACTACGAGACGCTGGCCGCGGTCAATCCCGCCCTCGTCTATGTCGGCGCCTTCGGCTACGGCCAATCCGGCCCCTACGCCGCAAAGCCCGCCTACGACGATCTGATCCAGGGCGCAGCGACCATTCCGACGCTGCTCGCGGCCGCCGGTGACGGCACGCCGCGCTACGTCCCTGTGACCATCGCCGACCGCGTCGTCGGTCTGATGATGGTCAACGCCATCATGGGCGGGCTGATGCACCAGCAGCGCACCGGCCAGGGCCAGCGCATCGACGTGCCGATGTTCGAATCGATGACCGAGTTCGTGCTGGTCGATCATCTCGGCGGCCTCACCTACGATCCGCCGCTCGACCATGGCGGCTATGTCCGCCTGCTCTCGCGCTACCGAAAGCCCTACAAGACCAGCGACGGCTATCTTTGCGTCCTGATCTACAACGACAAGCACTGGCGCAGCTTCTTCGAGGCGATCGGCCGGCCGGAATTCCTGCAGCAGCCGCGCTTCGCCAACCACGCGTCACGCACGAAACATATCGACGAGATCTATGAGGAGATCGGCCACATCTTCCTCACCCGCACCACCGCGGAGTGGCGCGAGCTGCTGGAGCACGCCGACATTCCGGTGATGCCGATGCACACCCTGGAGACGATTCTGGACGATCCGCATCTCAACGCGGTCGGCTTCTTCAGGACGGTCGATCACCCCGTGGAAGGCCGCATCCGCCAGATGCGGGTGCCTTCGACCTGGAGCGTGACCCAGCCGGAGCCGGCCGGCCCGGCGCCGACGCTCGGCCAGCATGGCCGCGACATCCTGCACGAGGCCGGCTTCTCGGCAGACGAGATCGAAGCGCTCGCGCAGCAGAAAGCAGTTCATCTGGCGGCGCCGCCTTAACGGCAGCGCCAGCCAAACCGCACGATACAGGGAGGAAATCGCGATGGCCGGACTTTATTTCGAGGACTTTTCCGTGGGCCAGGAGTTCAGGCATCCGCTAACCCGGACCGTCACGGAGATGGACAACACCATGTTCAGCCTGCTGACGCTCAACCCGCAGCCGCTGCATATCGACGCGCATTTCGCCGAAAAGACCGAGTTCGGCCAGCGCATTTTCAACAGCCTTTACACTCTCGGCATCATGATCGGCATGACGGTCTATGATACGACCATGGGCACCACCGTCGCCAATCTCGGCATGACCGACGTCACCTTTCCGAAGCCGGTCTTCCATGGCGACACCTTGCGGGCGACGACGAAGGTGCTTTCGTTGCGGGAATCCAAATCGCGCCCCAAGGCGGGCATCGTCGAGTTCGAGCACCACGCCCTGAACCAGAACGACGAGATCGTCGGAAAATGCCGCCGCATGGCGATGATGCACAAGAGGCCGGTCTGATGCGTTCGATGCTGTTCGTGCCGGGGGATTCCCCGCGCAAATTCGAGAAGGCGAGCGAAGGCAAGGCCGACGCGCTGATCATCGATCTCGAGGATTCCGTCGTCACCGAGAAGAAGGCGGAAGCACGCGGGTTGACGCTGGCGATGCTGAAGAGCCGTCCCGGCCCACACCAGCTCTATGTCCGCGTCAACGCGCTCGACACCGGCATGACGCTGGCCGATCTCGCCGCGGTGATGCCGGGCAGGCCCGACGGCATCGTGCTGCCGAAATCGCAAGGCGGCGACGATGTGCGGCAGGTCGCGACCTGGCTCGAAGCACTCGAGGCGGCGGCCGGCATCACGGTCGGCGCAACCCGCATCGTCTGCGTCGCGACGGAGACCGCCGGCTCGATCTTCGGGCTCGGCAGCTACAAGGGCTGCTCCCCTCGCCTCGCCGGCCTGATGTGGGGCGCGGAGGATCTCTCCGCCTCTTTGGGTGCCACAGAGAAGTCCTCGGGCGGCGTGTTCCACAGTCCCTATCGCCTCGCGCGCGATCTCTGCCTGATGGCAGCCGCCGCGGCCGAGGTCGCGCCGATCGACACTGTCTATACCGACATCGACAATCTGGCCGGCCTCGAGCAGGAAACCCGGGCGGCGCGGCGCGACGGGTTTTCGGCGAAGGCGCTGATCCATCCCAAGCATGTCGATGTCGTCAACGCGGCATTCGAGCCGACGGAAGCCGAGCGCAGTTGGGCGGAGAAGGTGATCGCGGCGTTCGCGGGCAATCCGAACTCCGGAACGCTGCGGCTCGACGGCCAGATGATCGACAAGCCGCATCTTCGCGCGGCGAAGAAGATCCTCGGCCAGTCCTAGATCAAGGGCATCGCGCTGCGACAGACGGGACCGGATCATGATCGTTCGCCAAGCCGCAAACGTCCTGGAGATCATGGAATTCTTCGCCCATACGAGGAAGCCGGCGACGCTTGCGGAGATCGCCGATCATTTCGGCTGGCCGCGCTCGTCGACCTTCAACCTGCTCGCGACGCTCTCGGAGAAGGGCTATCTCTACGAGCCGCGGCCGCGCGCCGGCTTCTATCCGACACCGCGCTGGCTCGCCATGGCGCGGATGATCTCGGAGGTCGAGCCGCTGCCGCCATGGACGCATACGCTGGTTGCCGATCTCTCGGCCGAGACCGGCGAGACTGCGTCGATCGTGGCGCCCGCGGGCGTGATGGCCGTGTTCATCGACGTCGTCGAGTCCAAGGCGGCGATCCGCTATTTCGCGACCATCGGCCACCGCGTGCCGATCCACGCGACCGCGAGCGGCCGCGCGCTGCTGCTGCAATATTCGCAGGAGGAGCGCGACTCCGTCTATCGCAAGATCGAGTTCAAGCAGTACGGTCCGTCGACGCCGATCAGCATCGAGGCGGTGGAAGCCGAACTGCGCAACTCGATCGAGCGCGGCTATTGCCAGAGCTTTGGCGACTACAGCCGCGACCTCGCGGGCGCTGCGATTCCACTGCCGATCGGCGACCGCAGGCTCTCCGTCGTCGTCGCGGGGCCGGAGTTCCGGATTGGACCGAAGGTGGCCGAGGTGGCGGCGCTGATCGCGCGCACGGTCGACCGGCTGCGGCCGAAGACCACCGCGGCCTAACGCCGAAGCTTCATTCGAATCCCTGAATCGGCGGCGCCAAAGTCTGTACCGGCGCAGCCGGTGCAGCTTCAACAGGCTGCTCCGCAGGCGCGGCTTGGGCCGGCGGATTGCCGGCAGCCCTGATTTGGCCGTTGGCATTCATCGCCTCACGTGCGCGCGGCGGAGCTCCGGTTGCAGCTGCGCGATACGTCTCGCGGCGCGGCGGCTGCCGATGTCTCGCCGAACGTGAATCTCTCGCGCCCCAGGACCGGGCGATTGCAGGTCCGGCGGTATAGCCCACCACCGCGCCCGCGACGGCACCGATCGGCCCCAGCACCACAGCGCCTGATACGGCTCCGATTGCTGCAGCACCGGCGCGCTCTTGCGCGGCGGCGCTTGCAGGCACGCCAGCCAGCAGCACGACGGCAGTGATCAAAGCTTTGTTCATCGGAGCGTCTCCCTCACGGGAGATCACTTCTTACTGAAATATGGCTGCAGAACGTTTGTTCGTTGCCAAACACGGGGCAATCGCCGATGGAACTCCGGCAATTCAGAGGCCTCGCCTTCAAACCGCGATTCCAGCGGAGGTCGCGCGGCGCAACTACGGCGCGACCTTGTCGCTGGTAAACCCGTTAGCGTCGAGCGCGCGACGCGGATTGCATCTGAAGGTGCAATCCGGCCTCCCCCCGCACGCGGGGAGAGGCGAGGACGATCAGACGATCTTGATCGACATGTCCGGCAGTCCCTCGAGCTTGCACAGCAGCACGTCGCCCTTCACCACCGGGCCGACATTCTCCGGCGTGCCGGAATAGATGATGTCGCCGGCCTTCAGCTCGAACGCTTCCGAGAGCTTTGCGATCTGCTCGGCGACGCTCCAGATCATCTTGCTGAGATCCGAGCTCTGCTTCACGGTGCCGTTGATTGCGAGCGAGATCGCGCCCTTCTCGAAATGGCCGGTCTTGCTCGCGGGGTGGATCGGACCGAGCACCGCGGCGTGGTCAAAGCTCTTGCCGATTTCCCACGGCTTCTTCTCCGCGGCCATGCCGTTCTGGAGATCGCGCCGGGTCATGTCGAGACCGAGCGCGTAGCCATAGACGTGGTCGAGCGCCTTCTCGGCCGGGATATTGGTGCCGCCGGATTTCAGCGCGGCAACCAGCTCGATCTCGTGATGATAATTCTTGGTCAGCGACGGATAGGGATGGTCGGCGACCTCGCCGACCGCGACGTTCTGGATCGCGTCCGTCGGCTTCTGGAAGAAGAACGGCGGCTCGCGGTTCGGATCCGAGCCGCGCTCGATCGCATGCGCCGCATAGTTGCGCCCGATGCAGTAGATGCGGCGGACCTGGAACACCTGGGTCTCGCCGACGATCGGGATCGCGACCATCGGCACCGGGAAGATCGGCTTCGGTCCGGCCTGCGCTGCGGCGGGCGCAACCTCCGCGATGGAAGCTGCGGTGGCTGCGGCGGCTGTTGCGAGCAGATCCCGGCGCGTGGTCTTTTTCATCTTTTGTGCTCCCTTGTTGCTTCGCAGGTCGGCGTTCATGCGCGCCGATCCGTCTGCTTAGACGATATTCAATATGCCAGCAACGCTGGACGGGCGCGACGAGACATCGTCTTCTTGATGAGCCAACTTCAACCGCATCCAACCCGTCATGCGGCAGGACGGACATTGTCAGCGCCTGCGTTGACCTCCACTTTTGGGCCATTCCATAAGTAGGCCCTAGTCCGGCAGCGGCCCGGTATGCTTTGATGCGTGGGGGAGGAACCGAGACGCAAGGGTGGCCTGATGTACATACTCATTCGAAAATACACCAAGGTTCGTTCGGTCGCGGATGCTGCCCGCCGCGCCAAAAGCGGCGTCGGTCAGATCCTGAGGGAGTCGCGCGGCTTCAAGTCTTACTATGTGCTGGATGGGGGCGAAGGCGTTGGTGTCGCCGTGATGATATTTGAGGACCGCGAATGCGCCAATGCGGCGAACGACAAGGTGATGGAGTTCGTTCAAGCAAGCATGCATGACCTTGATCTCGGGGATCCCGAAATCATCGCCGGAGAAGTCCTGGTGAATATAGAATCTGCCGCGTAGATGCCCGCATGGCTACTCACGCCTTGACATGCGCCAGGCTCTGCTCGCGCAACGCCAGCTATGGCCAGAACTTTGCCCAGGGCTGCGCCGCTTCGAACGCGGCGGGGCTAATGGTTCGGGCGGCTGCATTTTGCTTTTGGCAGCACGCATAAGAAGGCGTCAGGACGTGCATACAAGACGGCGAATGCCACGCGGCGGGCTTCTTGACGCAGCACGGGTGACAGGGCTTGCGCTGCTCGCAGCCGGGACATCGTGCGCCGCGCACGCCGGCACGGTGTCGATCGCGCCTGCGGGGCTGCGAGCGATCGGTACGATCGATCCCCGCTTTCAGTCCTACAACATCGAGATGGTGGAGGTGACCGGCGGGCGGTTCTGGAAGCCTTATCCGCAAGCGATGCGCGCGTGGGCCGACAAGGATCGCTACAGTTACAGACCTCCAATCGATCTCGGCAACACGCGTCTGCGCGGGCTCGCGGTGGCGTTGTCGCCCGCTTATCTGCGCGTGAGCGGCACCTGGGCCAATGCGACGTTCTTCGCCGACACCGAGAGCGCGCCGGCCGCGCCGCCACCGGGATTCAACGCGGTGCTGGGCCGCGCGCAGTGGCGCGGCGTCGTCGACTTTGCGCGTGCGACTGGTGCGGAGATCGTCACCTCCCTTGCCGTCAGCCCGGGCAGCCGCGATGCGGATGGCCTTTGGAGGCCGGATCAGGCGCAACGCCTGATCGACTATACGCGCTCGCTGGGCGGCCACATCGCCGCCGCCGAATTCATGAACGAGCCGACGCTCGCGGCGACCAACGGTGCGCCGCCTGGGTACGATGCGAAGGCTTATGTTCGCGATGTCGGGATCTTTCACGAGTGGATGCTGCGCGCCGCGCCGCAGACGCTGATCGTCGGACCAGGCTCGGTCGGCGACTCAGCTTCCACCGGCGCGTCCGGCCTCCGCACGCGCGACCTGCTCGCCGCCTCGGGCGCCGGTGTCGATCGCTTCTCCTATCATCACTACAACACGATCTCGCCGCGCTGCGGCGGCCGCGACGAGCCGGCAGGTGCGCTGTCCGAAGCGTGGCTCGCCCGCACCGATGCCGCGCTATCGACCTACAAATCGCTGCGCGACGAATTCGCGCCGGACAAGCCGATCTGGCTGACCGAAACCGCGGACGCCGCCTGCGGCGGTAACCGCTGGGACAAGACTTTCCTCGATACGTTCCGCTATCTCGACCAACTCGGACGCTTGGCCAGGGCCGGCGTTCAAGTGGTGATGCACAACACGCTGGCCGCGAGCGACTACGGATTGCTGGACGAGAAGACGTTCCGCCCGCGGCCGAATTATTGGGGCGCGCTGCTCTGGCGTCGGTTGATGGGTACGACGGTGCTCGACGCAGGCGCCGCGATGGCACCCGGCCTCCATGTCTACGCGCACTGTCATCCGTCGAAGCGCGGCGCCGTGACCGTGCTCGCGATCAATATCTCGCGCAGCACAGCGCGCACGATCGTGTTGCCGCTACCCGCCGAGCGCTACACCTTGCAGGCCGCAAGGCTGCAAGGCGCAACCGTGCAACTGAACGGCAAGACGCTGGCGCTGACCGACGAAGATGGGCTGCCGCCCCTCGCCGGGCGCGCGATCGAGGCCGGCGCAGTGCAGCTTGCATCCGAGACCATCACCTTCCTCGCCATTCCGGGCGCCGCGAACTCCGCC
Protein-coding regions in this window:
- a CDS encoding HpcH/HpaI aldolase/citrate lyase family protein: MRSMLFVPGDSPRKFEKASEGKADALIIDLEDSVVTEKKAEARGLTLAMLKSRPGPHQLYVRVNALDTGMTLADLAAVMPGRPDGIVLPKSQGGDDVRQVATWLEALEAAAGITVGATRIVCVATETAGSIFGLGSYKGCSPRLAGLMWGAEDLSASLGATEKSSGGVFHSPYRLARDLCLMAAAAAEVAPIDTVYTDIDNLAGLEQETRAARRDGFSAKALIHPKHVDVVNAAFEPTEAERSWAEKVIAAFAGNPNSGTLRLDGQMIDKPHLRAAKKILGQS
- a CDS encoding fumarylacetoacetate hydrolase family protein encodes the protein MKKTTRRDLLATAAAATAASIAEVAPAAAQAGPKPIFPVPMVAIPIVGETQVFQVRRIYCIGRNYAAHAIERGSDPNREPPFFFQKPTDAIQNVAVGEVADHPYPSLTKNYHHEIELVAALKSGGTNIPAEKALDHVYGYALGLDMTRRDLQNGMAAEKKPWEIGKSFDHAAVLGPIHPASKTGHFEKGAISLAINGTVKQSSDLSKMIWSVAEQIAKLSEAFELKAGDIIYSGTPENVGPVVKGDVLLCKLEGLPDMSIKIV
- a CDS encoding IclR family transcriptional regulator, with amino-acid sequence MIVRQAANVLEIMEFFAHTRKPATLAEIADHFGWPRSSTFNLLATLSEKGYLYEPRPRAGFYPTPRWLAMARMISEVEPLPPWTHTLVADLSAETGETASIVAPAGVMAVFIDVVESKAAIRYFATIGHRVPIHATASGRALLLQYSQEERDSVYRKIEFKQYGPSTPISIEAVEAELRNSIERGYCQSFGDYSRDLAGAAIPLPIGDRRLSVVVAGPEFRIGPKVAEVAALIARTVDRLRPKTTAA